A region of Vigna radiata var. radiata cultivar VC1973A chromosome 6, Vradiata_ver6, whole genome shotgun sequence DNA encodes the following proteins:
- the LOC106762983 gene encoding internal alternative NAD(P)H-ubiquinone oxidoreductase A2, mitochondrial produces the protein MSWFRPLSSKTRRFTSLSRFSTSTSPVHHAGLGPTKAHEKPRVVVLGSGWAGCRLMKGLDPKIYDIVCVSPRNHMVFTPLLASTCVGTLEFRTVAEPIARIQPAISREPGSFFFLANCTAIDALNHVVQCESVTEGTQTIDPWKFTIAYDKLVIALGAQPTTFGIHGVYEHAIFLREVYHAQEIRRKLLLNLMMSDVPGIEEEEKRRLLHCVVVGGGPTGVEFSGELSDFIVRDVRERYSHVKDYIHVTLIEANEILSSFDVRLRQYATNQLTKSGVRLVRGIVKDVEEKKIILNDGTEVPYGLLVWSTGVGPSAFIQSLDFPKSPGGRIGTDEWLRVPTVEDIFSIGDCSGFVESTGKQPLPALAQVAERQGKYLAMLLNKIGKENGGRANSAKDFDFGEQFVYKHLGSMASIGSYKALVDLRQSKEAKGLSLAGFVSWFIWRSAYLTRVISWRNRFYVAINWATTFVFGRDISRI, from the exons ATGTCTTGGTTTCGACCCCTCTCCTCCAAAACGCGCCGCTTCACTTCTCTCTCCCGGTTCAGCACCTCCACCAGCCCGGTCCACCATGCGGGTCTGGGCCCCACCAAAGCCCACGAGAAGCCCCGTGTGGTCGTCCTGGGCTCTGGATGGGCTGGGTGCCGGCTCATGAAGGGCCTGGATCCTAAAATCTACGACATCGTTTGCGTGTCACCGCGCAACCACATGGTGTTCACGCCCCTCTTGGCTTCCACTTGCGTCGGAACGCTCGAGTTCAGAACCGTTGCCGAACCCATCGCCAGGATCCAACCCGCCATTTCCCGGGAACCtggctctttcttcttcctcgccAATTGTACTGCCATTGATGCTCTCAACCATGTC GTGCAATGTGAGTCTGTAACTGAAGGAACGCAGACAATAGATCCCTGGAAATTTACGATCGCATATGACAAGCTGGTAATTGCATTAGGAGCACAACCTACCACTTTTGGAATTCATGGAGTCTATGAGCATGCAATTTTTCTTCGTGAAGTTTATCATGCACAGGAAATTCGGCGGAAGTTGCTTCTGAACTTAATGATGTCTGATGTTCCAG GGattgaagaagaggaaaaaaggaggCTGTTACACTGTGTGGTTGTGGGAGGCGGTCCCACTGGAGTTGAATTCAGCGGTGAACTTAGTGATTTTATCGTAAGGGATGTCCGTGAGAGATATTCACATGTGAAGGACTACATCCACGTTACTTTAATTGAG GCCAATGAGATCCTGTCTTCCTTTGATGTCCGACTCAGGCAATATGCCACCAATCAATTGACAAAG TCAGGAGTCCGACTAGTCCGTGGCATTGTGAAAGATGTCGAGGAGAAGAAGATTATCCTAAATGATGGAACTGAGGTACCATATGGGTTGCTCGTATGGTCGACTGGAGTTGGTCCATCAGCTTTTATTCAGTCTTTGGATTTCCCTAAATCTCCTGGTGGAAG GATTGGCACTGATGAGTGGCTTCGTGTTCCTACAGTAGAGGATATCTTTTCAATAGGTGACTGCAGTGGTTTTGTAGAAAGTACTGGAAAACAACCACTGCCAGCTTTAGCCCAA GTAGCAGAAAGGCAGGGTAAATATTTAGCAATGTTACTAAACAAAATAGGTAAAGAAAATGGAGGCCGTGCAAACAGTGCAAAGGACTTTGACTTTGGGGAACAATTTGTTTACAAGCACCTTGGAAGCATGGCATCTATAGGGAGTTATAAGGCTCTAGTCGACCTCAGACAAAGCAAG GAGGCCAAAGGGTTATCTTTGGCAGGTTTTGTCAGTTGGTTTATTTGGCGCTCAGCATACCTAACTCGTGTCATCAGCTGGAGGAACAGATTCTATGTAGCCATCAACTGGGCTACTACTTTTGTGTTTGGCCGTGACATAAGCAGAATATGA